A single uncultured Acetobacterium sp. DNA region contains:
- a CDS encoding S8 family serine peptidase, whose product MNKSVGIITRGLAIMMIFCLLFPAGISAEDVVDNQTSAVATESPANEGSPLDLASAQDNETPAEIQTLEQVPAININDHLDQQIVVIYTDSGESNVKDLSLTTDEVVSGEQVSNRVDLIEVSEGTNVEALMADLEQNPNVLAVDKNDKIEVTALPNDPYVVNGSAWQFQRIGADQTWNQVSNTDPVVVAVIDTGLNVNHPDLIGNTVAGYDFVTGQESVVDLAGHGTAVSGCIAAVTNNGIGTAGISGMANIKIAPYRAGGEFSGDTQLDVAYICAALLKAAERPDVKVINMSFGGYGTFPTLAAAVNEAVKAGKIVVASSGNEGESWSSRVGQYSYPASYDYVISVGATTKDNTRSSFSQYNDRVDLCAPGQAVLTTARSGGYEYASGTSFSSPIVAGACAVLMAADTSLNADKVETILKDTALDLGTVGSDPYYGSGLIQLNSAVASINSSETVSSTYRTHVQNVGWQGWKSDGQISGTSGQSLRLEGIEIKMNNRGYDLGIEYQTHVQNIGWQGFKSNGQTSGTYDQSLRLEAIQIRLTGADASNYDVYYRVHCQNYGWLDWAKNGTSAGSQGLSLRLEAIEIQVVPKGTSAPGSTNRPFII is encoded by the coding sequence ATGAATAAGAGCGTAGGAATAATAACACGAGGGCTTGCAATCATGATGATTTTCTGCTTGTTGTTTCCGGCCGGGATATCGGCAGAAGATGTAGTTGATAATCAGACATCAGCTGTTGCAACTGAATCACCAGCCAATGAGGGCTCCCCTCTAGACCTAGCATCTGCTCAGGATAACGAAACACCGGCTGAAATTCAAACACTTGAACAGGTGCCAGCGATTAATATTAATGATCATTTAGATCAGCAGATTGTGGTTATCTATACCGATAGTGGTGAATCCAATGTAAAAGATCTGTCGCTGACAACCGATGAGGTTGTTTCTGGAGAGCAGGTCTCTAATCGGGTTGACTTAATCGAAGTCAGCGAAGGAACAAATGTGGAAGCGCTGATGGCCGATCTGGAACAAAATCCCAATGTTCTGGCGGTCGATAAAAATGATAAAATTGAAGTGACCGCCCTTCCCAATGATCCCTATGTTGTCAATGGCTCAGCCTGGCAATTTCAGCGGATTGGCGCGGACCAAACCTGGAACCAGGTGTCCAATACGGACCCAGTGGTAGTGGCGGTTATTGATACCGGCTTAAATGTTAATCATCCAGATCTTATTGGTAATACCGTTGCGGGATATGATTTTGTAACCGGTCAGGAGAGTGTTGTGGATTTGGCTGGTCATGGCACGGCAGTAAGCGGATGCATTGCTGCCGTTACCAATAATGGAATAGGAACTGCTGGGATTTCGGGGATGGCTAACATAAAAATTGCCCCCTATCGTGCTGGTGGCGAATTTAGTGGGGATACCCAGCTGGATGTGGCCTATATTTGTGCCGCTTTGCTTAAAGCGGCCGAGCGACCAGACGTAAAAGTAATCAATATGAGTTTTGGTGGTTACGGTACTTTTCCAACGCTGGCTGCAGCAGTTAATGAAGCGGTTAAAGCGGGAAAAATAGTCGTTGCGTCGTCAGGCAATGAAGGTGAATCATGGAGTTCCCGGGTGGGACAATATTCCTATCCAGCATCCTATGATTATGTTATTTCGGTGGGTGCTACCACCAAGGACAATACTCGGTCTTCCTTTTCCCAATACAATGATCGAGTTGATCTATGTGCACCAGGACAGGCTGTCTTAACAACCGCCAGAAGCGGCGGATATGAGTATGCCAGCGGGACATCTTTCTCCAGTCCCATTGTCGCCGGCGCCTGTGCGGTGCTGATGGCTGCCGACACCAGCTTAAATGCCGATAAGGTTGAGACGATTCTAAAAGATACCGCCCTGGATCTGGGAACAGTTGGCAGTGATCCTTATTATGGCAGCGGTTTGATTCAGCTAAATTCAGCAGTCGCTTCCATTAATTCAAGTGAAACCGTAAGCAGTACCTACCGAACCCATGTCCAGAATGTCGGTTGGCAGGGATGGAAAAGTGATGGGCAGATCAGTGGCACTTCAGGGCAATCACTGCGGCTTGAGGGAATTGAAATCAAGATGAATAATCGAGGTTATGATCTTGGGATTGAGTATCAGACCCATGTTCAAAATATTGGCTGGCAGGGTTTTAAAAGCAATGGTCAAACCAGCGGCACCTATGACCAATCCTTGCGATTGGAGGCGATTCAAATTCGTCTGACCGGAGCGGATGCGAGTAACTATGATGTCTATTATCGGGTTCACTGTCAAAACTATGGTTGGTTGGACTGGGCAAAAAATGGTACATCAGCAGGTTCACAAGGTTTGTCATTAAGACTTGAAGCGATTGAAATACAAGTCGTTCCCAAAGGCACTTCAGCACCGGGGTCAACCAATCGTCCATTTATTATTTGA
- a CDS encoding sigma 54-interacting transcriptional regulator, protein MITNEFNHSQDYLDYLKTLSSEFFLDILENSFIEVTVTDKDGKVLYANPACLEYHGISAEKMWKLNFLTSFQGLWTPPSTATAMEKKRTIISRQRSLITDEEHITITTPLYNPDHELVMLVYNTLKRESFVEFDLDYLNPEKEKNDDDELKDKKRSREERTKASNNIVGRSYILYQTLHKLKKAAKSDIPILLLGESGVGKSLIAKFIHDCSPRKAHPFVSINCASIPDNLIESELFGYVPYAFTGASPKGKKGLVEMANNGTLFLDEIGELLPNIQVKLLDFLENQRFTSVGGLESKTVNTRIITATNKNLAELVAKNTFREDLYWRINGITQTVPALRERRDDIFPIAQYYLKEYNKKYNQNKVFSNQVIESLIQYDWPGNVRQLKNAVEQMAVMSLGSVIGADKLPEQLGAFFANEGIKKRQVIFDDLVENYKRGIIEDYYEIYDNINDMAESLGLSQTTAYRLVNKYIKK, encoded by the coding sequence ATGATAACAAACGAATTTAATCACAGTCAGGACTACTTAGACTATTTAAAAACACTCTCCAGTGAATTTTTTTTGGATATTCTGGAAAACAGTTTTATCGAGGTCACGGTGACCGATAAGGATGGGAAGGTCCTTTATGCCAATCCGGCTTGTCTGGAATATCATGGGATTTCGGCTGAAAAAATGTGGAAGCTTAATTTTTTAACCTCCTTCCAGGGTCTATGGACACCGCCCTCCACCGCTACCGCCATGGAAAAAAAGCGCACCATCATCTCGAGACAACGCTCATTGATTACCGATGAAGAACACATTACCATTACCACACCCCTCTATAATCCTGATCATGAACTGGTCATGCTGGTTTATAACACCTTAAAACGGGAGTCTTTTGTGGAATTTGATTTGGATTATCTGAATCCGGAAAAAGAAAAGAATGATGATGACGAACTTAAAGACAAAAAAAGATCCCGGGAAGAACGAACCAAAGCCAGTAATAACATTGTCGGCCGCAGTTATATTCTCTACCAGACTCTGCACAAACTGAAAAAAGCGGCAAAATCGGATATCCCCATTCTTTTATTGGGAGAAAGCGGAGTTGGTAAGAGTCTGATCGCCAAATTCATCCACGATTGCAGCCCTCGAAAGGCCCATCCCTTCGTTTCAATTAACTGTGCCTCCATTCCGGATAATCTCATTGAAAGTGAGCTCTTTGGCTATGTCCCCTATGCCTTTACCGGAGCCAGCCCCAAAGGGAAAAAAGGATTGGTAGAAATGGCCAATAACGGCACCCTGTTTTTAGATGAAATTGGCGAATTGCTTCCCAATATTCAGGTTAAGCTCCTTGATTTTCTGGAAAATCAGCGTTTTACCTCAGTTGGCGGCCTGGAATCTAAAACCGTGAATACCCGGATCATCACGGCTACCAATAAAAATCTGGCAGAATTAGTAGCAAAAAATACGTTTCGGGAGGATCTGTACTGGCGAATTAACGGAATCACGCAAACTGTCCCTGCTCTGCGGGAACGACGGGATGATATTTTCCCCATTGCCCAGTATTATTTAAAAGAGTACAACAAAAAATATAATCAAAATAAAGTTTTTTCCAATCAAGTAATTGAATCACTGATTCAATATGACTGGCCAGGAAATGTGCGGCAGCTTAAAAATGCTGTGGAACAAATGGCGGTGATGAGTCTTGGCAGTGTCATCGGTGCTGATAAATTACCAGAACAGTTGGGTGCTTTTTTTGCCAACGAGGGCATCAAAAAAAGACAGGTCATTTTTGACGACCTGGTTGAAAACTACAAGCGAGGAATTATTGAAGATTATTATGAGATTTACGATAATATCAACGACATGGCCGAATCGCTGGGACTAAGTCAAACCACCGCTTATCGCCTGGTAAATAAATATATCAAAAAATAA
- a CDS encoding tetrahydromethanopterin S-methyltransferase subunit H → MFRFTADQFVYDINGTQIGGQPGEYPTVLIGSIFYRGHKITQDSEKGLFDEAAAKDLLDREAELSAETGNPRIVDVLGDTEIALTKHVEFVLKNTTSPILLDSPSPEVRIETLKHFANDPVAMSRIIYNSLEESCTEHELEVMKDCGVKTAVILAFSKKHLQPAKRVKLLVGDEKNEGLLTKAKRAGVEQFLIDPGVLDVASSSWTAMAIRDIKEQYGYPGGCASSNALYLWKKMRSKGSPYFEAAGASVFTFPLTHGADFILYGPMANAAWVYQAAATTDAMMAYCNKITGTKLGTLDTPLMKIF, encoded by the coding sequence ATGTTTAGATTTACAGCAGATCAATTTGTTTATGACATCAATGGAACCCAAATTGGTGGACAGCCGGGAGAATATCCGACAGTTTTAATTGGTAGTATTTTTTATCGGGGACATAAAATAACCCAGGATTCAGAAAAAGGGTTGTTCGACGAGGCCGCGGCTAAAGATCTCCTGGATCGAGAAGCTGAACTGTCAGCAGAAACTGGTAATCCCAGAATCGTGGATGTATTGGGTGACACCGAAATTGCCCTGACCAAACATGTGGAGTTTGTTTTGAAGAATACCACCTCGCCGATCTTACTTGACAGCCCCAGCCCAGAGGTGCGAATCGAAACCTTGAAACATTTTGCCAATGATCCCGTCGCCATGAGTCGAATCATCTATAATTCATTAGAAGAAAGCTGCACTGAGCATGAACTGGAAGTAATGAAAGACTGTGGCGTGAAAACTGCCGTTATTCTGGCATTCAGCAAGAAACATTTGCAACCGGCCAAACGAGTGAAACTACTGGTTGGGGATGAAAAAAATGAAGGATTATTGACAAAAGCTAAAAGAGCTGGCGTTGAACAATTTCTGATTGATCCCGGTGTTCTGGATGTCGCCAGCAGTAGCTGGACAGCGATGGCTATCCGCGATATTAAAGAACAGTATGGTTATCCCGGTGGCTGTGCTTCATCGAATGCTTTGTACTTATGGAAAAAAATGCGATCAAAAGGCAGTCCTTACTTTGAAGCGGCTGGCGCATCGGTATTCACTTTCCCACTTACCCACGGAGCGGACTTTATCTTATATGGGCCAATGGCCAATGCCGCATGGGTATATCAGGCAGCCGCAACAACCGATGCGATGATGGCATATTGTAACAAAATAACCGGCACAAAACTGGGCACCTTAGATACTCCACTGATGAAAATTTTCTAA